A section of the Oncorhynchus gorbuscha isolate QuinsamMale2020 ecotype Even-year linkage group LG06, OgorEven_v1.0, whole genome shotgun sequence genome encodes:
- the LOC124037521 gene encoding creatine kinase U-type, mitochondrial-like — protein sequence MANNFARILSGKRNVGIMSLVGAGSLTAAFLLNREHVTAGAQVRRVYPASADYPDLRKHNNCMASHLTPAIYAKLVDKATPNGYTLDQAIQTGVDNPGHPFIKTVGMVAGDEESYEVFADLLDPVIKERHNGYDPQTMTHPTDLDSSKLKSGKFDERYVLSSRVRTGRSIRGLSLPPACTRAERREVEKVVVDALAGLKGDLAGTYYSLTHMTDQEQQQLIDDHFLFDKPVSPLLTCSGMARDWPDARGIWHNNTKTFLIWINEEDHTRVISMEKGGNMKRVFDRFCTGLKEVERLIQEKGWEFMWNERLGYILTCPSNLGTGLRAGVHVNLPKLSKDPRFTKILDNLRLQKRGTGGVDTAAVGSTFDISNLDRLGQSEVQLVQTVVDGVNYLIECEKKLEKGQDIKIPPPVRK from the exons ATGGCAAACAACTTCGCCAGAATTTTGTCCGGCAAACGAAATGTGGGCATTATGTCACTAGTTGGAGCCGGGTCTTTGACAGCGGCCTTTCTGCTCAACCGTGAACATGTCACCGCCGGAGCGCAAGTACGGAGAGTGTACCCTGCCAG TGCGGACTATCCGGACCTGCGCAAGCACAACAACTGCATGGCCAGCCACCTGACACCTGCCATCTATGCCAAGCTGGTGGACAAGGCCACGCCCAACGGCTACACTCTTGACCAGGCCATCCAGACTGGCGTGGACAACCCCGGGCACCCCTTCATCAAGACTGTGGGCATGGTGGCAGGGGATGAGGAGTCCTACGAG GTGTTTGCAGACCTCCTTGACCCGGTCATCAAGGAGAGGCACAATGGCTACGACCCTCAGACTATGACCCATCCCACTGACTTGGACTCCAGCAAG CTCAAGTCGGGCAAATTCGACGAGCGCTATGTGCTGTCGTCGCGGGTCAGGACGGGCCGTAGCATCAGGGGACTGAGCCTGCCCCCGGCATGTACCCGGGCAGAGCGCCGGGAGGTGGAGAAGGTGGTGGTGGACGCCCTGGCTGGCCTGAAGGGAGACCTGGCGGGGACATATTACAGCCTCAcccacatgacagaccaggagcagcagcagctcatTGAC GACCACTTCCTGTTCGATAAACCCGTGTCCCCTCTGCTGACCTGTTCGGGGATGGCCCGTGATTGGCCAGATGCACGCGGTATCTG GCATAACAACACAAAGACCTTCCTGATCTGGATCAATGAAGAGGATCACACCAGAGTCATCTCTATGGAGAAGGGAGGCAACATGAAGAGAGTGTTTGACCGCTTCTGCACAGGCCTGAAAGAG GTGGAGAGGCTGATCCAGGAGAAAGGCTGGGAGTTCATGTGGAATGAGAGACTGGGCTACATCCTTACGTGCCCCTCCAACCTGGGCACTGGGCTCCGTGCTGGAGTACACGTCAACCTGCCCAAGCTCAGCAAG GACCCTCGCTTCACTAAGATCCTGGACAACCTGCGACTGCAGAAGAGAGGAACCGGGGGAGTGGACACTGCAGCCGTGGGAAGCACCTTCGACATCTCCAACCTGGACAGACTGGGCCAGTCAGAG GTCCAGCTAGTGCAGACGGTGGTGGACGGCGTCAACTACCTGATCGAATGTGAGAAGAAGCTGGAGAAGGGTCAGGACATCAAGATCCCTCCGCCGGTCAGGAAATag